In one Corallincola holothuriorum genomic region, the following are encoded:
- a CDS encoding histidine phosphatase family protein, whose amino-acid sequence MATTDIYLVRHGETTWNQTHRLQGHLDSPLTQRGKQQAKQAAELLKTTCLAAVYSSDLARCSHTAQCIAAQHKLPLTTLSGLRERHFGPLQGMQLTDMDHHQLALCNLHVDGSPDAAPLGGESVREVWQRSQNTLAEIVKPHVNQAIVVVTHGSVLAILLQGLAAKPLHPVRTGYYENGAVVGLQWQH is encoded by the coding sequence ATGGCAACGACAGATATCTACTTGGTGCGGCACGGTGAGACAACATGGAACCAAACACATCGACTGCAAGGTCACTTAGACAGCCCCTTGACTCAGCGCGGCAAACAGCAAGCAAAACAAGCTGCTGAGCTGCTGAAAACCACCTGTTTAGCTGCAGTGTATAGCAGTGACTTAGCCCGCTGCAGTCATACCGCTCAATGCATAGCTGCGCAACATAAACTGCCCTTGACCACGCTCAGCGGACTCAGAGAGCGCCATTTTGGCCCACTGCAAGGGATGCAGCTGACCGATATGGATCATCATCAGTTAGCACTATGTAATCTGCATGTGGATGGCTCTCCCGATGCTGCTCCGCTCGGCGGCGAAAGTGTCAGAGAGGTCTGGCAACGTAGCCAAAATACTCTCGCTGAAATCGTCAAGCCTCATGTGAATCAAGCCATAGTTGTCGTCACCCATGGTTCGGTTTTGGCTATTTTGTTACAAGGCCTGGCCGCTAAACCACTGCATCCGGTGCGCACCGGATATTATGAGAATGGCGCTGTCGTTGGCTTACAGTGGCAACACTGA
- a CDS encoding AEC family transporter: protein MAPVFTILLPVFLMILIGGCLGRFAGFAEHHYKGIAALTFNLLVPALLFNGSLHTQWPSSIPWGLFASYYLPQFIIFTIAWFACGYRLSHPQRACVALGSTYSNNVLIGIPAVLAVFGEPGMAPAFMIIAFHSALLFTISGIALELGRSNTAHWRLFFRALRKTLTTPLVASLLLGFVANGMGLMLPKPIQQLLSWLGDAAIPCSLLVLGIAISKYSLTGLGPRVLIMSLLKVGLMPVLVWWSVTFLWQLDFLDGAVAVLLAATPVGVNAYAFAHQHQQSEAEVAAAVLLSTIVASISMSAWLAWMLLPNT from the coding sequence ATGGCACCCGTTTTCACCATATTACTGCCCGTCTTTCTGATGATATTGATTGGCGGCTGTCTCGGACGTTTTGCAGGTTTTGCCGAGCACCATTACAAAGGGATCGCTGCGCTCACCTTTAATCTGCTGGTGCCCGCCTTACTATTTAACGGAAGCTTGCATACCCAGTGGCCTTCGTCCATTCCATGGGGACTGTTTGCCAGCTATTACCTGCCCCAATTCATCATCTTCACCATCGCCTGGTTTGCCTGTGGCTATCGCCTAAGTCATCCACAACGCGCCTGTGTGGCGCTGGGGTCAACCTACTCCAACAACGTACTGATAGGGATCCCTGCGGTATTAGCTGTATTTGGTGAACCCGGTATGGCGCCGGCATTTATGATCATCGCCTTTCACAGTGCGTTGCTATTTACCATCAGCGGTATCGCTCTGGAGCTAGGACGAAGCAACACGGCTCATTGGCGACTGTTTTTTCGTGCACTGAGGAAGACCCTCACCACCCCCTTAGTCGCTTCTTTGCTGTTGGGGTTTGTTGCCAACGGCATGGGGCTGATGCTACCAAAACCAATTCAGCAACTTCTTAGCTGGCTTGGGGACGCCGCGATCCCCTGCTCCTTGTTGGTATTAGGGATCGCTATCAGCAAATACTCCCTAACAGGACTCGGACCACGGGTGCTAATTATGAGCTTGCTCAAAGTCGGCTTAATGCCGGTACTGGTATGGTGGTCGGTAACTTTCCTATGGCAGCTCGATTTTTTAGACGGTGCTGTTGCCGTGCTACTGGCAGCAACGCCGGTCGGAGTCAATGCTTACGCCTTCGCCCACCAGCATCAGCAAAGCGAAGCTGAAGTGGCAGCCGCTGTGCTTTTGTCTACGATAGTAGCAAGCATCAGTATGAGTGCTTGGCTGGCGTGGATGCTGTTACCAAATACCTGA
- the acs gene encoding acetate--CoA ligase, translating into MSDKKELFHPSAEVIANATIKDYDSLYQRSIEDREGFWAEQANELEWYEPWDKVLDDSNKPFFKWFSGAKTNIVHNAIDRHLHNATRNKLAIIWESEAGEMCSYSYYALNREVSQMANTLKSMGVKKGDIVTIYMPQIPELVFAMLACAKIGAAHSVVYGGFSYEALAARIADANSHVLITADGGWRRGKPTNLKAIANEAMKRSPTIEVCITVKYNQLDVEMESERDFWYHDLKALPIASPKCETEVLDSEDMLFVLYTSGTTGKPKGMVHTHGGYSVYTATTHRMAFDIKPDDRWWCAADPGWITGHSYIVYAPLINGSTIMMYEGAPNYPYPNRWWQMVEKYGINVMYTSPTAIRGLMRFGDQWPKRHDLSSLRLLGSVGEPINPEAWRWFYDVIGGSRCPIIDTWWQTETGGFMICPLPITPLKPGSATKPFFGNEIGVVDDNGDEVPAGEEGKLVIKNPWPGMARTIMGDDQRYADLYWGDYGDKEYYKAGDSAKVDDDGYIWVIGRMDEVLKVSGYRLGTAEIESALVSHPLVSEAAAIGLPHELKGNAIHTYAILKEGVAGTNELAQELKAHVAAELGRIAQPEDVTFVDALPKTRSGKIMRRVLRARALGQDEGDLSTLEE; encoded by the coding sequence ATGAGTGACAAAAAGGAGCTATTTCATCCGTCTGCTGAAGTGATAGCGAATGCCACAATCAAAGATTACGACAGCCTGTATCAACGTTCGATTGAAGATCGAGAAGGTTTTTGGGCGGAACAAGCCAATGAGCTTGAATGGTATGAGCCCTGGGATAAGGTGTTGGATGACAGCAATAAGCCATTTTTTAAATGGTTTAGTGGTGCTAAAACCAACATTGTTCACAACGCCATTGATCGCCACCTGCATAATGCCACCCGCAATAAACTAGCCATCATATGGGAAAGTGAAGCCGGTGAGATGTGCAGTTATTCCTACTATGCATTGAACCGTGAAGTGAGCCAGATGGCCAACACGCTGAAAAGCATGGGGGTGAAGAAAGGCGACATCGTTACTATCTATATGCCGCAGATCCCTGAGCTGGTGTTTGCTATGTTGGCCTGTGCCAAGATCGGTGCCGCTCACTCGGTCGTTTATGGTGGTTTTAGTTATGAGGCCCTTGCTGCGCGGATTGCCGATGCCAACAGTCATGTATTGATCACCGCGGATGGTGGCTGGCGCCGGGGTAAACCGACCAATTTGAAAGCGATCGCCAATGAAGCGATGAAGCGCTCGCCGACAATTGAAGTGTGCATCACGGTTAAATACAACCAACTGGACGTGGAAATGGAGTCAGAGCGTGACTTCTGGTATCACGATTTGAAAGCCTTACCGATCGCATCACCTAAGTGTGAAACGGAAGTGCTTGATTCCGAAGATATGCTGTTTGTGCTCTACACCTCGGGCACCACGGGTAAGCCGAAAGGCATGGTACATACCCACGGCGGCTACAGTGTTTATACCGCGACCACTCACCGTATGGCATTCGACATTAAACCTGACGATCGTTGGTGGTGTGCAGCTGATCCCGGCTGGATCACTGGCCACAGCTATATCGTCTATGCACCGTTGATCAACGGCTCGACCATCATGATGTATGAAGGTGCGCCAAACTACCCGTACCCCAATCGCTGGTGGCAGATGGTGGAGAAGTATGGCATCAACGTGATGTATACCTCACCGACCGCGATCCGTGGCCTGATGCGCTTTGGCGATCAGTGGCCGAAGCGTCATGACCTTTCTAGCCTGCGTCTGTTGGGGAGTGTTGGCGAGCCGATTAATCCAGAAGCATGGCGTTGGTTTTACGACGTGATTGGTGGCAGTCGTTGTCCGATTATTGATACCTGGTGGCAAACTGAAACCGGTGGTTTCATGATCTGTCCGTTACCTATTACCCCGTTAAAACCGGGCTCGGCAACCAAGCCTTTTTTTGGTAATGAGATTGGTGTGGTGGATGACAATGGTGATGAAGTGCCGGCAGGGGAAGAGGGTAAGCTGGTGATTAAGAACCCTTGGCCTGGTATGGCACGGACGATCATGGGGGATGACCAACGCTATGCCGATCTTTACTGGGGTGATTATGGCGACAAGGAGTATTACAAAGCCGGTGATTCGGCGAAAGTCGATGATGATGGCTACATTTGGGTCATTGGTCGCATGGATGAGGTACTCAAAGTTTCCGGTTATCGTTTAGGTACCGCAGAAATTGAGAGTGCGTTAGTGAGTCACCCATTGGTATCAGAAGCGGCTGCTATCGGTTTACCCCACGAACTGAAAGGTAATGCGATCCATACTTACGCCATTCTGAAAGAGGGCGTTGCCGGTACCAATGAACTGGCGCAGGAGTTAAAAGCGCATGTGGCGGCAGAGCTTGGTCGTATTGCTCAGCCGGAAGATGTCACTTTTGTTGATGCATTACCGAAGACACGTTCAGGCAAGATCATGCGGCGAGTATTGCGCGCCCGAGCCTTGGGGCAGGATGAGGGCGATCTCAGCACGTTGGAGGAGTAG
- a CDS encoding NAD-dependent epimerase/dehydratase family protein: protein MTESKIAFVTGATGFLGGHLVRQLTDTGWTVYALKRASSDTSALADLAVFWIEADLLDIDSIEEALPAHCDALFHVASDTSVWRRHDDRQTRINIDGTRALLKMAERQRIGRFIYTSSISAYGFHQGVINEQSQKLGKNSGVNYLHTKCCADQMVIEAAGRLDTVVLNPCHIMGPGDRHNWMQLFRLIKTNRLPGIPPGGGPFCHVAEVARAHISAYEQGRRGENYILGGQYHQMKEVCEQIAKLQRVPLSAKVIPASFLLLIGYCKQALAALTNREPDITPEKAAMVSKKVMADSHKAREQFGYNDQVPLTQILSETNDWLVAKKLI from the coding sequence ATGACAGAGAGCAAGATCGCCTTTGTGACTGGTGCAACCGGATTTCTCGGCGGTCACTTGGTGCGTCAGTTAACCGATACGGGTTGGACTGTCTACGCATTAAAACGTGCCAGTAGTGATACCAGTGCGCTTGCTGATCTTGCTGTTTTTTGGATTGAAGCCGACTTGCTGGATATCGACAGCATTGAGGAAGCATTGCCAGCTCATTGTGATGCCCTGTTCCATGTTGCCTCAGATACCAGTGTGTGGCGGCGCCATGATGACAGGCAAACCCGCATCAACATTGATGGCACGCGGGCGTTACTGAAAATGGCTGAACGGCAACGTATTGGCCGCTTTATCTATACTTCGAGTATTTCAGCTTATGGTTTTCATCAAGGCGTCATTAATGAGCAAAGCCAGAAGCTAGGTAAAAACAGCGGTGTTAACTATTTACATACCAAATGCTGCGCAGATCAAATGGTGATTGAAGCCGCTGGGCGTTTGGACACGGTGGTGCTCAACCCTTGCCATATTATGGGGCCGGGTGATCGACACAATTGGATGCAACTGTTTCGCTTGATCAAAACCAACAGGCTGCCAGGGATCCCTCCCGGCGGCGGCCCTTTCTGCCACGTGGCAGAAGTGGCACGTGCCCATATTTCGGCTTATGAGCAGGGGCGACGAGGTGAAAACTATATTCTTGGTGGGCAGTACCACCAGATGAAAGAGGTCTGTGAGCAGATCGCAAAGCTTCAGCGGGTGCCACTGTCAGCCAAGGTCATCCCTGCATCATTCTTACTGCTGATTGGTTACTGCAAGCAGGCATTGGCAGCACTGACCAACAGGGAGCCAGATATTACGCCAGAAAAAGCTGCCATGGTGTCAAAAAAAGTGATGGCGGATAGCCATAAAGCAAGGGAGCAATTTGGTTATAACGATCAGGTGCCACTCACACAGATTTTGAGCGAAACTAACGACTGGCTCGTTGCAAAAAAACTTATATAG
- a CDS encoding methyl-accepting chemotaxis protein, protein MNLLKTLSIGKKIAIITGVSVASFVVLLSVISTNVSDNSERLSELKERLYPILQEAQSSVVAVNQVAEGLRTAVMIGEEDMLEGADEQMAALKASLEVLNGYGADSKALADISRNLNSYFNSARALAFGMIEGTVSMEQMASQAAASNAVLEKLQNQLIEFRSQAQMAVDERVEQANQASQWTLGFSISLGVATVILILLIGWSVSANITKGIRQVSRSLEEIASGDGDLTVRVNYDGKDELADLVSYFNQFVDKLQGLIRQTVDSASSLGDMAEQLSRVSAQANANIASQTNAIDQTTGALNEMFVSVGHIAEHAAEASNSASQASGDSSQGLTLMEASVGSINELAVEVEKTAGEISRLESYTSNVGSILDTIRGIAEQTNLLALNAAIEAARAGEQGRGFAVVADEVRSLASRTQDSTQEIQQVLEELQNASKSAVESMSRGTDMASHSVEQAEHTGTSLNSITNQVEAISGLNDQIAAATEEQNQTSELIRTYVEEIQLMAQDAMSSTSELEGVSQSLVDVNEQLSQVVNQFKV, encoded by the coding sequence ATGAATCTGCTTAAAACACTTTCTATTGGTAAAAAAATTGCCATCATTACCGGCGTATCGGTAGCAAGCTTTGTGGTGTTGCTATCGGTTATCAGTACCAATGTGAGTGATAACTCAGAACGATTGTCTGAATTGAAAGAACGTTTGTATCCGATCCTGCAGGAGGCTCAGTCGAGCGTTGTTGCCGTTAATCAAGTGGCCGAAGGGCTGAGAACGGCGGTGATGATTGGCGAAGAAGATATGTTGGAGGGCGCGGATGAACAGATGGCTGCGCTGAAAGCAAGTTTAGAGGTGTTGAACGGCTACGGCGCTGACAGTAAGGCATTAGCTGATATATCCAGAAATTTGAATAGCTATTTTAATAGCGCCAGAGCATTAGCCTTTGGCATGATTGAAGGCACAGTGTCGATGGAGCAGATGGCCTCCCAAGCCGCAGCCAGCAACGCTGTCCTGGAAAAACTTCAGAATCAACTTATCGAGTTTCGCAGCCAGGCGCAAATGGCTGTAGACGAGCGTGTTGAACAAGCGAATCAAGCCAGCCAATGGACCTTGGGCTTTTCTATCAGCCTGGGGGTGGCGACGGTCATTTTGATTCTACTGATTGGCTGGTCTGTGTCTGCCAACATTACTAAAGGGATCCGTCAGGTTAGTCGTTCACTAGAGGAGATTGCCAGCGGTGATGGTGACTTAACTGTCCGGGTTAACTATGACGGCAAAGATGAGTTGGCTGATCTGGTGAGCTACTTCAATCAGTTTGTCGACAAATTGCAGGGGTTGATCCGACAAACGGTGGATAGCGCGTCATCATTAGGTGATATGGCTGAGCAGTTATCTCGGGTCAGTGCACAGGCGAATGCCAATATCGCTTCTCAGACCAATGCGATAGATCAGACAACCGGCGCATTAAACGAAATGTTTGTCAGTGTTGGTCATATTGCTGAGCATGCGGCAGAGGCCTCTAATTCCGCATCGCAAGCCAGCGGTGACTCCAGTCAAGGACTGACATTGATGGAGGCAAGTGTTGGCTCTATTAACGAGTTGGCTGTTGAAGTCGAAAAGACAGCTGGCGAAATCTCTCGGCTGGAAAGCTACACCAGTAACGTTGGCAGCATTCTCGATACCATCCGCGGTATCGCTGAGCAAACCAACCTGCTGGCATTGAATGCTGCGATTGAGGCGGCGCGTGCCGGTGAACAGGGCCGAGGTTTTGCCGTTGTTGCTGATGAGGTGCGTTCGTTGGCGAGTCGCACTCAGGATTCAACGCAGGAGATCCAGCAGGTACTGGAAGAGCTGCAAAACGCGTCAAAGTCTGCGGTTGAATCGATGAGCCGGGGTACAGATATGGCAAGCCACAGCGTTGAGCAGGCAGAGCACACCGGAACATCACTCAACAGTATTACTAACCAAGTAGAAGCGATCTCGGGTCTTAATGACCAGATCGCGGCAGCAACAGAAGAGCAAAATCAGACGTCAGAACTGATACGTACTTATGTTGAGGAGATCCAACTGATGGCGCAGGACGCGATGAGTAGCACCTCTGAGCTGGAGGGCGTTAGCCAATCACTTGTGGATGTGAATGAACAGCTGTCGCAAGTGGTTAATCAGTTCAAGGTGTAG
- a CDS encoding porin: MKLKALTVLIAAVLAAPSAFAEDDQARIDKLEQKVAELESQGQVHSWLNRFNVNGFATVGMGRASNDAGYADYDNDGFDFENDSILAVQTSYDVNDDISATLQLVTRGRQDWDLKAEWAFLSYQFDDATTIRGGKLRLPLYMLSDYLEVGYAYPWARPSEEVYGVIPVSTFTGFDVIHVIDFDESALTFQPIFGESTVDADDSRLGLETNFKKVYGLASTYDWDELTLRASYFHSETDIDPVPWLDDKTGEFYGLGARWDNGDWMVMGEFTRIEVDGQYPDTDSAYIGATYRYNQFSPYVMISWVESKDDGERTIPIPGVVSALNVERGTTSAGVRWDFMPNLAVKFDLTYTDDFDDTSGALSGNIGTIDIPGVGPVPVNTGEYDESFIYSVLIDVVF, from the coding sequence ATGAAACTAAAAGCACTTACCGTGTTGATAGCTGCGGTGTTGGCCGCACCATCAGCATTTGCAGAAGATGATCAAGCGCGTATTGATAAGCTTGAACAAAAAGTCGCCGAGTTGGAATCTCAGGGGCAAGTTCATAGCTGGCTCAATCGCTTTAATGTCAATGGTTTTGCTACCGTTGGTATGGGGCGTGCAAGTAATGATGCTGGCTATGCCGACTATGACAACGACGGTTTTGACTTTGAAAATGACAGCATATTGGCAGTACAAACCAGTTATGATGTTAATGATGATATCTCTGCCACTTTGCAACTTGTGACAAGAGGTCGCCAAGACTGGGATCTAAAAGCTGAGTGGGCTTTTCTCTCCTACCAATTTGATGACGCTACCACTATACGTGGGGGCAAATTAAGACTGCCTTTGTATATGCTTTCCGATTATTTGGAAGTAGGTTATGCCTATCCATGGGCAAGACCGTCGGAGGAGGTGTATGGCGTGATCCCGGTTTCTACTTTCACCGGTTTTGATGTTATTCACGTCATTGATTTCGATGAATCAGCACTCACATTTCAGCCTATTTTTGGTGAGTCTACTGTTGATGCCGATGATAGTCGCTTAGGGTTGGAAACTAACTTTAAAAAGGTTTATGGCTTGGCATCCACTTATGATTGGGATGAGTTGACGTTACGTGCCAGCTATTTTCACTCAGAAACGGATATTGATCCGGTACCTTGGTTAGATGATAAGACCGGTGAGTTTTATGGCCTTGGTGCTAGATGGGATAATGGCGACTGGATGGTGATGGGGGAGTTTACCCGTATTGAAGTCGATGGCCAGTATCCAGATACCGACTCTGCATATATCGGTGCCACTTATCGTTACAATCAGTTTTCACCCTATGTAATGATTTCATGGGTTGAGAGCAAAGATGATGGTGAGCGTACCATCCCTATTCCTGGTGTGGTTTCTGCGTTAAACGTAGAGCGTGGAACAACCAGTGCCGGTGTGAGATGGGACTTTATGCCGAACTTAGCGGTAAAGTTTGACCTGACTTATACCGATGATTTTGATGACACCAGTGGTGCATTATCGGGGAACATCGGGACAATTGATATTCCAGGGGTTGGCCCAGTGCCAGTAAACACTGGCGAGTATGATGAAAGCTTCATCTACTCCGTGCTGATCGATGTGGTCTTTTAG
- a CDS encoding type 2 periplasmic-binding domain-containing protein, whose translation MKKLWVVSLLCLASFSAQSAVVLIGNPAADELSKSDAKKLFLGKMKSVPGGGKAVLVELQDGNPLRIEFHDKVTGKSESQLQSYWSRLIFTGKASAPAQMTSIDQVKQKVAANTGAVGYIDEADVDGTVKVLYKP comes from the coding sequence ATGAAAAAATTATGGGTAGTTTCTCTCCTTTGTTTGGCTAGCTTTTCCGCGCAATCTGCGGTCGTGCTTATCGGTAATCCTGCAGCTGATGAACTGTCGAAATCTGACGCCAAAAAGTTGTTTTTAGGCAAGATGAAAAGTGTTCCTGGGGGCGGCAAGGCGGTGTTGGTTGAGCTGCAAGATGGTAACCCATTGCGTATCGAGTTTCATGACAAGGTGACGGGTAAAAGCGAATCGCAGTTGCAGTCCTACTGGTCGCGTTTGATTTTTACCGGCAAAGCCAGTGCTCCTGCGCAGATGACCTCAATTGATCAGGTGAAACAAAAGGTGGCTGCGAATACGGGCGCCGTTGGTTACATCGATGAAGCGGATGTCGACGGAACAGTAAAGGTCTTATATAAACCGTGA
- a CDS encoding SEL1-like repeat protein — MKRAVMTLVFAASITTAAHADTLATAKQAISAGNCDAAVSTLNQLAGSKDAAAMNQLGGMYLVGQCVEKSNDEAKAWFEKAAAAGSLRAQKMLDRLNK, encoded by the coding sequence ATGAAGCGCGCAGTCATGACATTGGTTTTCGCAGCATCTATCACCACCGCAGCTCACGCGGATACCCTTGCCACCGCAAAGCAAGCGATTAGCGCAGGTAACTGTGACGCGGCGGTTAGCACATTAAATCAATTGGCTGGAAGCAAAGATGCTGCAGCAATGAATCAACTGGGCGGCATGTACCTGGTTGGTCAGTGTGTTGAAAAGAGCAACGACGAAGCAAAAGCTTGGTTCGAAAAAGCTGCCGCGGCAGGCTCACTGCGCGCACAAAAAATGCTGGATCGTTTGAACAAGTAA
- the tesB gene encoding acyl-CoA thioesterase II, with protein sequence MTQVLDQLTSLLTLEEIEAGLYRGQSQDLGFPQVFGGQVIGQALAAAKQTVDISRKVHSFHSYFLLPGDASRPIVYDVEVIRDGRSYSTRRIKAIQYGKPIFYMTASFHQEEAGFDHQTTMPNVAAPEQLESQQAFAKRHLHLLPEKIRDQYACEMPIEMRSATPFNPLQPEKMPAVRDVWFRANGTLPDDPRMHMYLLAYASDFNFLPTAAQPHGVSFMQPSIQMATIDHSMWFHRDFRMDDWLLYHVDSPSSGGGRAVVRGQFFDTQGRLVASTMQEGVFRQRKSS encoded by the coding sequence ATGACCCAAGTACTTGATCAACTCACCTCCTTACTGACATTAGAAGAGATAGAAGCGGGGCTTTATCGAGGACAAAGCCAAGACCTTGGCTTTCCTCAAGTTTTTGGTGGGCAAGTGATAGGCCAAGCTCTCGCAGCCGCTAAGCAAACGGTCGATATCAGTCGTAAAGTTCACTCTTTTCATAGTTACTTCTTATTACCAGGCGATGCGAGTCGCCCCATTGTTTACGACGTAGAGGTGATCCGTGATGGACGCAGCTACAGCACCCGTCGTATTAAAGCTATTCAATACGGCAAACCCATTTTTTATATGACGGCCAGTTTTCACCAAGAAGAAGCTGGCTTTGACCACCAAACAACAATGCCTAACGTAGCTGCGCCCGAGCAACTGGAATCCCAACAAGCCTTTGCAAAGCGACATCTGCATCTGTTGCCGGAAAAGATCCGCGATCAATATGCCTGTGAAATGCCTATAGAGATGCGCAGCGCTACGCCATTCAACCCACTGCAACCAGAAAAAATGCCAGCAGTGAGGGATGTATGGTTCCGAGCCAACGGCACGCTTCCAGATGATCCTCGCATGCACATGTACTTGCTGGCCTATGCATCTGATTTCAATTTTTTGCCAACAGCGGCACAACCTCATGGCGTGAGCTTTATGCAGCCCTCGATTCAGATGGCAACCATAGATCACTCAATGTGGTTTCATCGCGACTTCAGAATGGATGACTGGCTGCTTTATCACGTTGACAGCCCATCCAGCGGCGGTGGGCGCGCAGTCGTACGAGGCCAGTTTTTTGATACACAAGGGCGACTGGTCGCCTCTACGATGCAAGAAGGGGTATTTCGCCAACGTAAGTCGAGTTAA
- a CDS encoding sirohydrochlorin chelatase produces MQTQSQNIQKRALLLVAHGSRRQESNQEVIALGHVIAAHQSYALCEAAFLELAAPSIKEGFERLIALRATEIDVMPYFLAAGRHVVEDIPEELEACQRAHPSVPIKLAPHLAAVQGQMAELVIQLMATAKPLDRQ; encoded by the coding sequence ATGCAAACCCAATCCCAAAATATCCAGAAAAGAGCACTGCTCCTCGTAGCTCATGGCAGCCGCCGCCAAGAATCTAACCAAGAAGTGATCGCTCTGGGTCATGTCATCGCAGCGCATCAAAGTTACGCATTGTGCGAAGCGGCCTTTTTGGAGTTAGCCGCCCCATCAATAAAAGAGGGCTTTGAGCGCTTAATTGCTCTGAGAGCAACAGAGATCGATGTGATGCCCTATTTTCTGGCCGCAGGACGACACGTTGTTGAAGATATCCCTGAAGAGCTAGAAGCCTGCCAGCGAGCCCATCCTTCAGTGCCAATCAAGCTTGCTCCACACTTGGCAGCCGTTCAAGGGCAAATGGCGGAGCTAGTCATACAACTGATGGCAACAGCGAAACCCCTTGACCGACAGTGA